A stretch of Arcobacter arenosus DNA encodes these proteins:
- the lepA gene encoding translation elongation factor 4: MQKNIRNFSIIAHIDHGKSTLADRIIQECGAVTDRELTSQMMDTMDIEQERGITIKAQSVRLKYVKDGETYILNLIDTPGHVDFSYEVSRSLASSEGALLIVDSTQGVEAQTIANVYIALDNDLELLPVVNKIDLPSADPMRVLEETEEAIGLDCTEHNLISAKTGLGVKELIDSIVDRVPAPNGDENAPTKALIYDSWFDNYLGALALVRVYEGSIKKGQMLKMMNTKVEHPVLDLMYPHPIKREKTTEIQTGEIGIVVLGLKTLDGIAVGDTMTDAKNPTQEPIDGFEPAKPFVFAGLYPIETDKFEDLREALTKLQLNDSSISFEPESSAALGSGFRTGFLGMLHMEVIKERLEREFNLDLIATAPTVVYEVLKTDGEKLTIENPSELPEPNYIDTIFEPYVKATILVPDEFLGNVIKLLNDKRAIQNKMDYLGKRVLLDYDIPMNEIVMDFYDKLKSTTKGYASFDYEPIEFRPGNLKKLDVRVAGDVVDALSIIVPEEKAVSRGREFIKALKELIPRQLFEVAIQASIGNTIIARETVKSMGKNVTAKCYGGDITRKRKLLEKQKAGKKRMKAIGKVNVPQEAFMAVLKI; encoded by the coding sequence TTGCAAAAAAATATTAGAAACTTTAGTATTATTGCTCATATTGACCATGGTAAATCAACTCTTGCAGATAGAATTATTCAAGAGTGTGGAGCTGTTACAGATAGAGAACTTACTTCACAGATGATGGATACAATGGATATTGAACAAGAGCGTGGAATTACAATTAAAGCTCAAAGTGTAAGATTAAAATATGTAAAAGATGGTGAGACATACATCTTAAACCTAATTGACACTCCAGGTCACGTTGACTTTTCATATGAAGTGAGTCGTTCTTTAGCTTCATCAGAGGGTGCACTTTTAATTGTTGATTCAACACAAGGTGTTGAAGCACAAACTATTGCAAATGTTTATATTGCACTTGACAATGATTTAGAACTATTGCCTGTTGTAAATAAAATCGATTTACCTAGTGCCGATCCAATGAGGGTACTTGAAGAAACAGAAGAAGCAATTGGACTTGATTGTACTGAACATAATCTAATCTCAGCAAAAACAGGTCTAGGAGTTAAAGAGTTAATTGATTCTATTGTTGATAGAGTTCCTGCTCCAAATGGTGATGAAAATGCACCAACAAAAGCTTTAATATATGATTCATGGTTTGATAACTATCTTGGTGCCTTGGCGCTTGTAAGGGTTTATGAAGGTAGTATTAAAAAAGGTCAAATGCTTAAAATGATGAACACAAAAGTTGAACATCCAGTATTAGATTTAATGTACCCTCACCCAATAAAAAGAGAAAAAACAACTGAAATACAAACAGGTGAAATTGGGATTGTTGTTCTTGGTCTTAAAACTTTAGATGGAATTGCAGTTGGTGATACGATGACTGATGCAAAAAATCCTACACAAGAACCAATTGATGGATTTGAACCAGCAAAACCATTTGTATTTGCAGGACTTTATCCTATTGAAACAGATAAGTTTGAAGATTTAAGGGAAGCATTAACTAAATTACAATTAAACGATTCATCAATCTCTTTTGAACCTGAATCTTCAGCAGCACTAGGAAGTGGATTTAGAACAGGTTTCTTAGGAATGCTTCATATGGAAGTTATCAAAGAAAGATTAGAAAGGGAATTTAATCTTGACTTAATAGCAACTGCACCTACAGTTGTTTATGAAGTTTTAAAAACTGATGGAGAAAAGTTAACTATTGAAAATCCATCGGAACTTCCTGAACCAAACTATATTGATACTATTTTTGAACCTTATGTAAAAGCAACAATTTTAGTTCCTGATGAATTTTTAGGAAACGTAATTAAATTGTTAAATGATAAAAGAGCTATACAAAATAAAATGGATTACTTAGGGAAAAGAGTTCTTTTAGATTATGATATCCCTATGAATGAAATTGTTATGGATTTTTATGATAAATTAAAATCAACTACTAAAGGTTACGCATCTTTTGATTATGAACCAATTGAATTCAGACCTGGAAACCTTAAAAAACTTGATGTAAGAGTTGCAGGGGATGTTGTTGATGCCTTATCAATTATTGTTCCAGAAGAAAAAGCAGTTTCAAGGGGTAGAGAGTTTATCAAAGCCTTAAAAGAGTTAATCCCTAGACAACTATTTGAAGTTGCAATTCAAGCATCTATTGGAAATACAATTATCGCTAGAGAAACTGTAAAATCAATGGGTAAAAATGTTACTGCTAAATGTTATGGTGGTGATATTACAAGAAAAAGAAAGCTTTTAGAGAAACAAAAAGCTGGTAAGAAAAGAATGAAAGCAATAGGAAAAGTAAACGTTCCACAAGAAGCTTTCATGGCCGTGTTGAAGATTTAA
- a CDS encoding phosphoribosyltransferase gives MKCLSCENLSFQIICKTCQKNLLTPSFHKRELEKDFFNYSFYSFSEIEDLISSKYYSHGDRVFNTLAKLSFKKFAQNFVFDELVYSIGIDEHTRHEFSQTAILSRHLKSEFIKPLYSKLIATNIVKYAGHDLEFRKKNKRKFKTSLTNKKIILVDDMITTGTTILEAKKVLEKRNNKVLFSLTLADAKL, from the coding sequence ATGAAATGTTTATCCTGTGAAAACTTATCTTTTCAAATCATTTGTAAAACTTGTCAAAAAAATCTACTAACACCCTCTTTTCATAAAAGAGAACTTGAAAAAGATTTTTTCAATTATTCATTTTATTCATTTAGTGAAATAGAAGATTTAATTTCCTCAAAATATTATTCCCATGGAGATAGAGTTTTTAATACCTTGGCAAAACTCTCATTTAAAAAATTTGCACAAAACTTTGTATTTGATGAGTTAGTTTACTCTATAGGTATTGATGAACATACCCGCCATGAGTTTTCTCAAACAGCTATTCTTTCCCGTCATTTAAAATCAGAATTTATCAAACCTTTATATTCTAAATTAATAGCAACAAATATAGTTAAATATGCAGGTCATGATTTAGAATTTAGGAAAAAAAATAAAAGAAAATTTAAAACAAGTCTTACAAATAAAAAAATTATCCTAGTTGATGATATGATTACAACAGGAACTACAATATTAGAAGCAAAAAAAGTTTTGGAAAAAAGAAACAATAAAGTCCTATTTTCCCTTACTTTAGCCGATGCAAAACTATAA
- a CDS encoding sensor histidine kinase produces the protein MKNYEKKSFFTSVYLFFIPLMVFSSIVLYMYHQDKVKDLNQTILYQMKDYTFDFKGDTFSLDIVEDKKEKETFKIYFCEEGLCAYFKTSSSGPYLLKVIFAKEKYTVLYNELLLRILKFAIIVFILLFLLSIGFAIYSLRPMKEALTLLETFLKDLIHDLNTPATSILLNSKLLRRRGDFEEIDRIELSAKSISSLYKNLEFINPNNITKDEKVDVSELINNKIEILKKIYPNIKFINNVKSFVVDSNKNGLDRIIDNLLTNASKYNKKNGEIYITIKDKKLIIEDTGIGIKNTKKVFERYYKENDRGLGLGLSIVKQLCDILNINIFIKSELGKGTIVELSF, from the coding sequence TTGAAAAATTATGAAAAGAAATCTTTTTTTACATCTGTTTATCTTTTCTTTATACCTTTGATGGTTTTTTCAAGTATTGTTTTATACATGTATCATCAAGATAAAGTCAAAGATTTAAATCAAACAATTCTTTATCAAATGAAAGACTATACCTTTGATTTTAAAGGGGATACTTTTTCTTTAGATATTGTTGAAGATAAAAAAGAGAAAGAGACTTTCAAAATATATTTTTGTGAGGAGGGGCTTTGTGCATATTTTAAAACTAGCTCTTCAGGTCCATATCTTCTAAAAGTGATTTTTGCTAAAGAAAAATATACTGTACTTTATAATGAGTTATTACTTAGGATATTGAAATTTGCAATTATAGTATTTATTTTGTTGTTTCTTTTATCTATAGGATTTGCTATATACTCATTAAGACCTATGAAAGAAGCTTTAACTTTGTTAGAGACCTTTCTAAAAGATTTAATCCATGATTTAAATACTCCGGCAACTTCAATTTTATTAAATTCAAAACTTTTAAGAAGACGGGGAGATTTTGAAGAGATAGATAGAATTGAACTTAGTGCAAAAAGCATTTCATCTTTATATAAAAACTTAGAATTTATTAATCCTAATAATATAACAAAAGATGAAAAAGTTGATGTTTCTGAGTTAATTAATAATAAAATTGAAATATTAAAAAAGATATATCCTAATATAAAATTTATCAACAATGTAAAAAGTTTTGTTGTAGATAGTAATAAAAATGGACTTGATAGGATTATTGATAACTTATTAACCAATGCCTCTAAATATAACAAAAAGAATGGTGAAATATATATCACAATAAAAGATAAAAAACTTATTATTGAAGATACAGGAATTGGAATTAAAAATACAAAAAAAGTTTTTGAAAGATATTATAAAGAAAATGATCGTGGATTAGGTTTGGGGCTAAGTATTGTAAAACAATTATGCGATATTTTAAATATTAATATATTTATAAAAAGTGAACTTGGAAAAGGTACAATTGTAGAATTATCTTTTTAA
- a CDS encoding response regulator transcription factor: MNKKIKILLLEDDTILAQTMVQILEQENYDVTLAIDGEEVLEYTYENRFDLYLFDINVPLLNGKDLLNLLREAEDNTPTFFITALIDTKSVLDGFNCGCDDYIKKPFDIDELLARVKATLKRKNPTLIYKDISFDLLENRVLKGNEELALGNVEKDIFSLLIRNIGMTVSKSSFFDYMNKPSEAGLRVLISKLKKVLEIDIINTKGIGYKLEKL, from the coding sequence ATGAATAAAAAAATTAAAATTTTACTTTTAGAAGATGACACTATTTTAGCTCAAACTATGGTACAGATTTTAGAACAAGAAAACTATGATGTAACTCTTGCAATTGATGGTGAAGAAGTTCTTGAGTATACATATGAAAATAGATTCGATTTATATCTATTTGATATAAATGTACCATTATTAAATGGGAAAGATTTATTAAACCTATTAAGAGAAGCTGAGGATAATACACCAACTTTTTTTATCACAGCTTTAATAGATACAAAATCAGTTCTTGATGGTTTTAATTGTGGTTGTGATGATTATATTAAAAAACCATTTGATATAGATGAATTATTAGCAAGAGTTAAAGCAACTTTAAAAAGAAAAAATCCAACGCTTATATATAAAGATATAAGTTTTGATTTACTTGAAAATAGAGTTTTAAAAGGAAATGAAGAGCTTGCTTTGGGAAATGTAGAAAAAGATATTTTCTCATTACTTATAAGAAATATTGGTATGACTGTTAGTAAATCTTCTTTTTTTGATTATATGAATAAACCTAGTGAAGCGGGACTTCGTGTTTTAATAAGTAAATTAAAAAAGGTTTTGGAAATAGATATTATAAATACAAAAGGTATAGGATATAAACTTGAAAAATTATGA
- the hisH gene encoding imidazole glycerol phosphate synthase subunit HisH, translating to MIGIIDYNMGNLASVYNACSLLDTKASFVKNPEDLKNFDRVILPGVGAFGDAMEHLNETGMKEAIYEFAKTGKPMIGICLGMQLLFESSEEFGKNEGLGLIDGNIIKFDKSKMHEDTKIPHMGWNVIKTQDEHTLFEGLKDPYLYFVHSYHAVTDKKNVIGTTEYGYEFVSAVHKENIYGFQPHPEKSHDNGLKILKNFINLTH from the coding sequence GTGATTGGAATTATCGATTATAATATGGGAAATTTAGCAAGTGTATACAATGCATGTAGTTTGCTTGATACAAAAGCTTCATTTGTAAAAAACCCTGAAGATTTAAAAAACTTTGATAGGGTTATATTACCTGGTGTTGGAGCATTTGGTGATGCAATGGAACACTTAAATGAAACAGGGATGAAAGAAGCGATTTATGAATTTGCTAAAACAGGTAAACCAATGATTGGTATTTGCTTGGGTATGCAATTACTTTTTGAAAGCTCTGAAGAGTTTGGGAAAAATGAAGGTCTTGGACTGATTGATGGAAATATTATAAAATTTGATAAATCAAAAATGCATGAAGATACAAAAATTCCTCACATGGGATGGAATGTGATAAAAACACAAGATGAACATACTTTATTTGAAGGGTTAAAAGACCCTTACCTTTATTTTGTACACTCTTACCATGCAGTAACAGATAAAAAAAATGTTATAGGGACAACTGAATATGGATATGAGTTTGTAAGTGCTGTACATAAAGAAAATATCTATGGTTTTCAGCCACACCCTGAGAAATCACACGATAATGGTCTTAAAATATTAAAAAACTTTATAAATTTAACACATTAA
- the hisA gene encoding 1-(5-phosphoribosyl)-5-[(5-phosphoribosylamino)methylideneamino]imidazole-4-carboxamide isomerase, whose protein sequence is MDILPAIDLKDGKAVRLSKGLMDSAKIYSDEPWQVAKRFEELGSKWVHVVDLNGAFAGEPANLEQIKKIKENCNLKIEVGGGIRDEETIKMYLELGIDRLILGSIAVKDPQFVKDMASKYPIAVGIDAMNGMVAVEGWAEVSTMKATDLAREFANAGVEAIICTDISKDGMLCGVNVEFTESIALASGVDTIASGGVKDINDITNCQANGNIAGVIVGKAFYEGTLDLEEGFKVLEN, encoded by the coding sequence ATGGATATTTTACCAGCAATCGACCTAAAAGATGGAAAAGCTGTAAGATTAAGTAAAGGACTTATGGATAGTGCAAAAATCTATTCAGATGAGCCATGGCAAGTAGCAAAAAGATTTGAAGAGTTAGGATCTAAGTGGGTTCATGTGGTTGATTTAAATGGAGCATTTGCAGGTGAACCAGCAAACTTAGAACAAATCAAAAAGATAAAAGAAAATTGTAATCTAAAAATTGAAGTTGGTGGTGGAATTAGAGATGAAGAAACTATCAAAATGTATCTTGAACTTGGTATTGATAGATTAATTCTTGGAAGTATTGCAGTAAAAGATCCACAGTTTGTAAAAGATATGGCTTCAAAATATCCAATTGCTGTTGGAATTGATGCAATGAATGGAATGGTTGCAGTTGAAGGTTGGGCAGAAGTTTCAACTATGAAAGCAACTGATCTTGCACGTGAGTTTGCAAATGCAGGTGTTGAAGCAATTATTTGTACTGATATTTCAAAAGATGGAATGCTTTGTGGTGTAAATGTTGAATTTACTGAATCAATTGCCCTTGCAAGTGGTGTTGATACAATTGCAAGTGGAGGAGTAAAAGATATCAATGACATTACAAACTGTCAAGCAAATGGAAATATTGCTGGTGTAATTGTTGGTAAAGCATTTTACGAAGGAACTTTAGACTTAGAAGAAGGGTTTAAAGTTTTAGAAAACTAA
- the ypmT gene encoding protein YpmT, translating into MCLIISLIFSSLAYMFFIENNMLGFYINISIALLFLLLMTRNILKEKKRRIEESKKDERKN; encoded by the coding sequence ATGTGCTTAATAATCTCACTAATATTTTCTAGCCTTGCATATATGTTTTTTATTGAAAACAATATGCTGGGCTTTTATATAAATATCTCAATTGCCCTACTCTTTTTACTACTTATGACTAGAAATATTTTAAAAGAAAAAAAACGAAGAATAGAAGAAAGTAAAAAAGATGAAAGAAAGAATTAG
- a CDS encoding MFS transporter: MKERIRKKTESVYEKLMNEEDARVCKAIDESACKVVPGNFFLTIISYFFNKLADSVANTKVIIPWIMESLSVPLFLISFLVPIRESGSLLPQLLIAAYVRKMPIRKYVWVSGAFLQAFSMIGIGIVAWNMTGLNAGIAIIALIIVFSLARGLSSVAAKDVLGKTIPKTRRGVLNGYSGSLAGLLIIGLGIYFLMVGEKPFSPQNFGIILFSAGAFWIIAGVVYSRIKEFEGETDGGGNAISVALKKISLLKTDKDFRNFVISRALFLCSVLSAPFFVILAQQQSVSNNYLLGLFILSGGLADFSSSIVWGKLSDKSSKNSMIIGATIASSLGFLVFFLDTFFENIFATIWLMPLIYFILTVGYQGIRIGRKTYLVDLAGGNKRTDYVAVSNTVIGFILLFTGFIGILSSIIGLNGIILLLAIVGLVGVFMATKLPDVTSD; encoded by the coding sequence ATGAAAGAAAGAATTAGAAAAAAAACTGAATCAGTTTATGAAAAATTGATGAATGAAGAGGATGCTAGAGTTTGTAAAGCAATTGATGAAAGTGCTTGTAAAGTAGTTCCTGGAAACTTTTTTCTTACAATAATTAGCTACTTTTTTAATAAACTTGCAGATTCCGTTGCCAATACAAAAGTTATTATCCCTTGGATTATGGAATCACTTTCTGTACCTCTTTTTTTAATAAGTTTTCTTGTTCCAATTAGAGAATCTGGCTCTCTTCTACCTCAACTTTTAATTGCAGCATATGTTAGAAAAATGCCTATTAGAAAATATGTTTGGGTAAGTGGTGCTTTTTTGCAAGCATTTTCTATGATAGGAATTGGAATAGTTGCTTGGAATATGACAGGACTTAATGCAGGTATTGCAATCATTGCATTAATAATTGTTTTTTCACTTGCAAGGGGTCTTAGTTCTGTTGCAGCTAAAGATGTTCTTGGAAAAACTATTCCTAAAACTAGACGAGGAGTATTAAATGGTTATTCTGGAAGTTTAGCTGGACTTTTAATAATAGGTCTTGGAATCTATTTTTTAATGGTTGGAGAAAAACCCTTTTCACCACAAAATTTTGGAATAATTTTATTTTCTGCTGGTGCATTTTGGATAATAGCAGGAGTTGTTTATTCAAGAATAAAAGAGTTTGAGGGGGAAACAGATGGTGGAGGAAATGCTATTAGTGTTGCCCTAAAAAAAATAAGCTTACTTAAAACAGACAAAGATTTTAGAAACTTTGTAATATCAAGGGCACTTTTTTTATGTTCAGTTTTATCTGCACCATTCTTTGTAATTTTAGCCCAACAACAAAGTGTTTCAAATAACTACTTACTTGGTCTTTTTATACTTTCAGGGGGATTAGCTGATTTTTCATCTTCAATTGTTTGGGGAAAACTATCAGATAAATCAAGTAAAAACTCTATGATTATTGGAGCGACTATCGCTTCTAGTTTAGGATTTTTAGTTTTCTTTTTAGATACATTTTTTGAAAATATCTTCGCTACTATTTGGTTAATGCCATTAATCTATTTTATTTTAACTGTCGGATATCAAGGTATTAGAATAGGAAGAAAAACATATTTAGTTGACCTTGCTGGTGGAAATAAAAGAACAGATTATGTAGCTGTTTCAAATACTGTAATTGGATTTATTTTATTATTTACTGGATTTATAGGTATTTTAAGTTCAATTATTGGCTTAAATGGAATTATTTTACTACTAGCAATTGTAGGATTAGTTGGAGTTTTTATGGCAACTAAACTACCTGATGTAACTTCAGATTAG
- a CDS encoding MutS-related protein, translating into MREEVQELLNDKKNLLTITYFKLQKLLEKKYGNNAVVLMEIGTFFEVYEVNNDEEQIGKAKEIAELLNIQLTRKNKSILENSQENPIMAGVPAISFEKHLARIIAEQKYTVAIVRQKGLPPNVSRYLDTVVSPGTNFDFVVDQDENNITSLVIDQIRGIYLVGYSAIDVTTGKCYYNEIHGTSEDKFYALDEVFNYMNMHKTNEVVISFADKNINQKEVIDYLELKLKTFHIGTFRPKINYQNELFKNVFRIESLLTAIEHLDMERVPLSTESLAILIDFVIGHDSNIIQKLSFPQKLDVSRYIYLGNNALEQLNVIETTHNPSLIKLINNTSTAMGKRLLKERLTHPVKDSKEILRRYALSKELFDFHAPIENELANIYDIERLTRRIKLNRLHPFELNYLYDSLISIKEVVSFMENYKFLTPPCSSSELQLFIQSIDSTFDLAISGKYMLKDVEGNMVCEGINTQIDELNKENEELYTKLELLQNHILGFLKTKDTNYVGINRLDKEGFFLTLTKNRFNLVKEELLNSHIIIDDELHLFKDFTIKVQTNNVKIFSKISEDVSDKYVHNLRKIVELNKLVFKEKISEFENKFATLLEELVQFIAEIDLTVSNIKTAKKYNYTCPKIVKTKDEENFLELIDLRHPIIEANEEQGIYVPNDIILGELSLASKEYKDNVIVKNSNPINMFNNKMHGILLYGINSSGKSSLMKAIGISVILAQAGFYVPAKSMRFSIFDAVYTRISGADNIAKGLSSFAVEMLELKNIFNRATKNSLVLGDEISHSTETMSGLSIVASAILKLAKLESIFVFATHLHQLPEIEEIQKLKNIIALHLSVMYKDKEDKLIFDRKLSYGSGSSMYGLEYAKSLHMDREFLSVANDIRKKLTDDYNPLERLSQRKTSKYNKDVFAASCVICGKACDDVHHIKEQARANKDGFIGHINANHKYNLIPLCKKHHKMVHEGTINVNGFVATSNGLELHYTMVDEDK; encoded by the coding sequence TTGAGAGAAGAAGTTCAAGAATTATTAAATGACAAAAAAAACCTACTTACAATCACTTATTTCAAACTTCAAAAACTTTTAGAAAAAAAGTACGGAAATAATGCAGTTGTTCTTATGGAAATAGGGACATTTTTTGAGGTTTATGAAGTAAATAATGATGAGGAACAAATAGGAAAAGCAAAAGAGATTGCTGAACTTTTAAATATTCAATTAACAAGAAAAAATAAATCAATTTTAGAAAACTCACAGGAAAATCCAATTATGGCTGGAGTTCCGGCTATTTCATTTGAGAAACATTTAGCAAGAATAATTGCAGAACAAAAGTATACAGTTGCAATTGTAAGACAAAAAGGGCTTCCACCAAATGTTTCTAGATATTTAGATACAGTCGTAAGTCCAGGTACAAATTTTGATTTTGTTGTTGATCAAGATGAGAACAATATCACTTCTTTGGTGATTGACCAAATAAGAGGTATCTATTTGGTTGGTTATAGTGCTATTGATGTTACAACAGGTAAATGTTATTACAATGAGATTCATGGAACAAGTGAAGATAAATTTTATGCACTTGATGAAGTTTTTAATTATATGAATATGCATAAAACCAATGAAGTAGTAATAAGTTTTGCAGATAAAAATATAAATCAAAAAGAGGTTATTGATTACCTTGAGTTAAAATTAAAAACTTTTCATATAGGAACTTTTAGACCAAAAATAAATTATCAAAATGAACTTTTTAAAAATGTATTTAGAATAGAGTCCCTTTTAACAGCAATTGAACATCTTGATATGGAAAGAGTTCCTTTAAGTACAGAATCATTGGCTATTTTGATTGATTTTGTAATAGGACATGATTCTAATATTATTCAAAAACTTTCATTCCCTCAAAAACTTGATGTAAGTAGATATATCTATTTAGGAAATAATGCCTTAGAGCAATTAAATGTAATAGAAACAACCCATAATCCAAGTTTAATAAAACTAATTAATAATACTTCAACAGCCATGGGGAAAAGGTTATTAAAAGAAAGATTAACCCATCCTGTTAAAGATTCTAAAGAGATACTTAGACGATATGCTCTTTCTAAAGAGCTTTTTGATTTTCATGCTCCAATTGAAAATGAATTAGCAAATATTTATGATATTGAAAGATTAACAAGAAGAATAAAGCTGAATAGATTACACCCTTTTGAGTTAAACTATTTATATGATTCATTAATTAGTATAAAAGAGGTTGTCTCTTTTATGGAAAATTATAAATTTTTAACTCCACCTTGCAGTAGTTCTGAATTACAACTTTTTATTCAATCTATTGACTCAACCTTTGATTTGGCAATTAGTGGAAAATATATGCTAAAAGATGTTGAGGGGAATATGGTTTGTGAAGGGATTAATACCCAAATTGATGAACTAAATAAAGAAAATGAAGAACTTTATACAAAACTTGAACTTCTTCAAAATCATATTTTAGGGTTTTTAAAAACAAAAGATACAAACTATGTAGGAATAAATAGATTAGATAAAGAAGGTTTCTTTTTAACTTTAACAAAAAATAGGTTTAATCTAGTAAAAGAGGAGTTGTTAAACTCACATATTATTATTGATGATGAATTACATTTGTTTAAAGATTTTACAATAAAAGTTCAAACAAATAATGTAAAGATTTTTTCAAAAATTAGTGAAGATGTATCTGATAAATATGTTCATAATTTACGAAAAATTGTTGAACTAAACAAATTAGTATTTAAAGAGAAAATTTCTGAATTTGAAAATAAATTTGCAACATTACTTGAAGAATTAGTTCAATTTATTGCTGAGATAGATTTAACAGTTTCAAATATAAAAACAGCGAAAAAATATAACTATACTTGCCCAAAAATTGTAAAAACAAAAGATGAAGAGAACTTTTTAGAACTAATAGATTTAAGACACCCTATTATTGAAGCAAATGAAGAACAAGGTATTTATGTACCAAATGATATCATTTTAGGTGAACTAAGCCTTGCTTCAAAAGAGTATAAAGATAATGTAATAGTAAAAAACTCAAATCCAATTAATATGTTTAATAATAAGATGCATGGAATTTTACTTTATGGTATTAACTCTTCAGGGAAATCATCTCTTATGAAAGCAATTGGTATCTCTGTAATTCTTGCACAAGCAGGTTTTTATGTACCAGCAAAATCTATGAGATTTTCAATATTTGATGCTGTATATACTAGAATTAGTGGTGCAGATAATATTGCAAAAGGTTTATCTTCTTTTGCAGTTGAAATGTTAGAACTTAAAAATATTTTTAATAGGGCAACAAAGAATTCACTTGTATTAGGTGATGAAATCTCTCATAGTACTGAAACTATGAGTGGTCTTTCTATTGTTGCTAGTGCTATATTAAAATTAGCAAAACTAGAATCTATTTTTGTATTTGCTACTCACTTACATCAACTGCCAGAAATAGAAGAGATTCAAAAGCTTAAAAATATAATTGCCCTTCATCTATCTGTTATGTATAAAGATAAAGAAGATAAACTAATCTTTGATAGAAAGTTATCCTATGGAAGTGGCTCATCTATGTATGGTTTAGAGTATGCAAAATCACTTCATATGGATAGAGAATTTTTATCTGTTGCCAATGATATTAGAAAAAAACTTACTGATGATTATAATCCACTTGAAAGATTATCTCAGAGGAAAACCTCTAAATATAATAAAGATGTATTTGCTGCATCATGTGTAATTTGTGGTAAAGCTTGTGATGATGTTCACCATATTAAAGAGCAAGCAAGGGCAAATAAAGATGGATTTATAGGACATATAAATGCAAACCATAAATACAATCTAATACCACTTTGTAAAAAGCACCATAAAATGGTTCATGAGGGTACAATAAATGTAAATGGTTTTGTTGCAACTTCAAATGGTCTTGAACTTCACTATACAATGGTGGATGAGGATAAATAG
- a CDS encoding heme-binding domain-containing protein yields MKRALLIIFSILIIMQFFQVDKENKEIDTTLEIKAPDNIMTMLKNACYDCHSNQTKWPWYSNIAPFSWAINTHVKDGRKALNFSTWEEYSLEEKNKKMKEVFRTAYASMPLSSYIRFHEEADLTREQRTQIRDWTGVKK; encoded by the coding sequence ATGAAAAGAGCACTTTTAATAATTTTTTCAATACTAATAATTATGCAGTTTTTTCAAGTAGATAAAGAAAATAAAGAGATTGATACAACTTTAGAGATAAAAGCTCCTGACAATATCATGACAATGTTAAAAAATGCATGTTATGATTGTCACTCAAATCAAACAAAATGGCCATGGTATTCAAATATCGCACCATTTTCATGGGCAATAAATACCCACGTAAAAGATGGAAGAAAAGCTTTGAATTTTTCAACTTGGGAAGAGTATTCTCTTGAAGAAAAAAATAAAAAGATGAAAGAAGTATTTAGAACTGCTTATGCCTCTATGCCTTTATCTTCATATATTAGATTCCATGAAGAAGCAGATTTAACAAGAGAGCAAAGAACACAAATTAGAGATTGGACTGGAGTAAAAAAATAA
- a CDS encoding thioredoxin family protein → MKRLTSKEELDKYISEEDALLVYFSGVDCSVCKVLKPKIESEILENFPKIKTFEVEASKYKEIASNFSVFSIPTILVFFDSKEFKRYGRNISITQFNQELKRPYSLFME, encoded by the coding sequence ATGAAGAGATTAACAAGTAAGGAAGAACTAGATAAGTATATAAGTGAAGAGGATGCTTTACTTGTATACTTTTCTGGTGTTGATTGTTCCGTTTGTAAAGTTTTAAAACCAAAAATAGAATCTGAAATTTTAGAAAATTTTCCAAAGATTAAAACTTTTGAAGTTGAAGCTTCTAAGTATAAAGAGATAGCAAGCAATTTTTCGGTATTTTCTATTCCAACAATCTTGGTTTTTTTTGATTCAAAGGAGTTTAAAAGGTATGGAAGAAATATCTCTATAACACAATTTAATCAGGAATTAAAAAGACCATATAGCTTATTTATGGAATAG